In Setaria italica strain Yugu1 chromosome IX, Setaria_italica_v2.0, whole genome shotgun sequence, the genomic stretch gcctcgccgcctcctgcccgaCGGACCGCGCCACCCCTGCGCGCTGGGCCTCACCGCCCCTTGCCTGGCGgaccgcgccgcccctcgcccggcggaccgcgccgccccctgcatGCCGGGCCTCGCTGCCACCTGCTCACTGGAACATGCCGCCCCCGCCCGTCGGCAACGCCACCGCGCATCCGTTTCTCGTTCCCCATGCCTGCTTCTCCTCTTTAGCTCCTTACAATGGCAGTACAGGCCGCCGCAGCTCGCCGGAGTCTCACCGGCGGCAATCTACTTCGCTAGCGGTGGAGGTGTGTGTCGGCCGACCACTGCGCCCGTGTTGAGATGGTCGGGATGGTGCTTCGGCCGGTCACCACCAGGCgtgaagagaggagagaggaagaggtggggGAGAAAAGAGAAGACAATGACATGTGGATCCATTCACAAGGGTAAACAATAAGTTCccatgtttttggagctggagcactgcaatcagccaaacacgtacCTAAGCTCCATGCTTTTCTAgagttggtgaagtggagctaATTTTTGGGAGGTGGAGTGCTTCCAAACAGGTTCTAACAAAGATTTTAACAAGATTTTAACAAGGATGTAACGAAATTGTACCATGATCCCCATACGGGAATGACATTCCAATTTTTAACAACAacaattttgtttttcttttggttcATGACACATAAGATAAAATCAGGTTGCACACCACCTGGAAAACCTTCTTTGGATTTACCCAAGATCTTTGGAATTCATTTATTTCACCTAAAATGACACAAAAAACTAAGTCATGTAAAATTAAGATTGGAGTATATAAGGTCAGTtgcagtgcacagtttcattacAGTCTTATCAAGACTGGGAACTAGATAATTGTGCCTGTTGAGtgtcatgaggatgaaacttctcacatatgatgaaactctcAATTCTCTCTCCTTTTAAAGAttttgccaagtcagcaaaattgttgatgtgGCATGAAATTTAAAACCCATAAAACTCCCACTgagggagtgtttggatacaaggtgctaaactttagcaggatcacatcggatgttcggatgataattaggaggactaaacataagctaattacaaaactaattgcacagatggagtctaattcgcgagacgaatctattaaggctaattaatccatcattagcaaatggttactgtagcaccacgttatcaaatcatggactaattaggcttaatagattcgtctcacgaattagactccatctatgcaattagttttgtaattagattatgtttaatactcctaattagtatccaaacatccgatgtgataggtgctacaGTTTAGCGGGTATCCAAATACCCGTGAGATTGGGCTAAGAGAGTCGCTGAAGACGAACGAAGACACTACACTTAATAAATTTTCTTTTACCATTCTTACGTTTTTTTTTGTCTAATCGCTCCACGGTCTGTTTTGGGAAAAGTACCTTGTACGATGAATATCAGCCCATCGATAGTCATACGATGCGATTTGACAAATTTAAATTGAAATCAGCCATATCAAACACGAAAAAGAAATATTGAAAAACGCTATGTATCCTTAGGCCTTTGCCGACCGGAACGGCTGTTCTCCTGCCCATTCTCAATTTCTCTCAGTCAGTCCGCTTTATCTCTTTCCCCTATCCAAGCCAGAAACCCCCGGAAAGCCCCGAGAACCTCCCCTGCCATGGCGACCGCcgcccaggccgccgccgccgccgcggccttcctttcgttcctctcctcctcccccacccacCACaccgctccctcctcctccgtctcccTCGGGGCAGCCCCTATCCTACGCGTCTCCCTCCGGGCCGCTGCCACGGGTGGCCCACGGCTCCCCTTCCACCTCCGGGGCCGCCgcgtcggcgccgtcgtcgcccaGCTCCCCACCACGTAAGAAGAAATGCTGATAGTCCAGCCTGTCACCTGCGTTAATCATCGCTCATCTCGGGCTGTTATTTTTTCTTAGCCTTAAATCTCTTGGAAGTTAGCACATCGATACGCTAGTTTGCTTGTGATTTATTTTAGTATTACTTTATGATTTGATGGTAGTGATCCTGGAATTGCATTAAATTTTAGGCATCCAGAGGTAGCTTCTGGGGACAAGAAGATCAGGTAAGCTAACCATTCTGTATTTACTTCCTCAGGGACAATTAGTGTCTAATTGTACGCATGTAGCTGACATGATGATTCCTCCTAGATGGTCTTCAAGGGCGGTGCGGTCATTTGCGATGGCGGAACTGGAGGCACGGAAGATGAGGTATCCTACCACAGGCACGGAGGGGCTCCTCATGGGCATTCTTGTTGAAGGTGAGGCAAGGgatcttagttttttttttcagtgccAAACTTTACTTTTGCACTGACTATGGAACCATGTCATAACTTAGGTGTGTCAAATTAGTTGTGAATTGTGAGTGTGTATGGAACAGAAGAACTGAAACAAGTAGAGATGGTCTTTGAGCTACAAATGGAAGGGGGATGAAAATTCAGGATGATATTAGGCTCTAGGTTGTAGTGACAGCTTTAAGGCTAGTAAGACACCCAAATGCATCATCAACTGCTAGGAGCATAGGAACTTTTGTGGTTTTGAAGATGATGCATTTTGTGTATGGTGTATGCGGCTAAAATGTATTTCTATGAAATGATAAAAACATAGCAACTGTGCACGACATCCATATGCCAGTGACTTGAATCTAGTGG encodes the following:
- the LOC101767049 gene encoding ATP-dependent Clp protease ATP-binding subunit CLPT1, chloroplastic isoform X1, with the translated sequence MATAAQAAAAAAAFLSFLSSSPTHHTAPSSSVSLGAAPILRVSLRAAATGGPRLPFHLRGRRVGAVVAQLPTTDPGIALNFRHPEVASGDKKIRWSSRAVRSFAMAELEARKMRYPTTGTEGLLMGILVEGTSGAAKLLRANGINLLKVREEAANVLGKSEMFYFSPMHPPLTEAAQRALDWAASEKLKSGEDGEVTANHLLLGIWSDKESAGHKILASLGFDDEKARLLAQTADEEAAMSPR
- the LOC101767049 gene encoding ATP-dependent Clp protease ATP-binding subunit CLPT1, chloroplastic isoform X2 → MATAAQAAAAAAAFLSFLSSSPTHHTAPSSSVSLGAAPILRVSLRAAATGGPRLPFHLRGRRVGAVVAQLPTTHPEVASGDKKIRWSSRAVRSFAMAELEARKMRYPTTGTEGLLMGILVEGTSGAAKLLRANGINLLKVREEAANVLGKSEMFYFSPMHPPLTEAAQRALDWAASEKLKSGEDGEVTANHLLLGIWSDKESAGHKILASLGFDDEKARLLAQTADEEAAMSPR